Proteins found in one Halobaculum sp. MBLA0147 genomic segment:
- a CDS encoding HEWD family protein — translation MSPSVRRPSERACERCGRHEEWDETAAAWRVADDSGVAYCIHEWDINGSFLPFGDAEA, via the coding sequence ATGTCACCGAGCGTACGACGACCGTCCGAACGAGCCTGCGAGCGGTGTGGGCGACACGAGGAGTGGGACGAGACGGCGGCGGCCTGGCGAGTCGCCGACGACTCCGGGGTGGCGTACTGTATCCACGAGTGGGACATCAACGGTTCCTTCCTGCCGTTCGGCGACGCAGAGGCCTGA
- a CDS encoding cupin domain-containing protein, whose translation MLQSARPETVASDVWTETVGADVWRNAVESDDTVGGEATAADTERDTGGDRDTGAVRRERLYEADGVVLLAVAVPVGARWRPTVDTASARGYVARGSVAFRWPARQTDETAATVTTDTDEFFAVPAGRPPSVVARGGPATLLVAFDTSVAPDAGDAATRSGSTRPTPAAERAAATAVAGREAWGTAGELANVTRHRPFPDAPADAVQTVRGSSTGSLVSEWHHHGDNHVFGFVLDGDGFVEWGTGEGERVFVESGECFHVPAGFVHRDRSDSPDDQAFVLWLTGSDPRTVHVDEPTIGDGTGLAER comes from the coding sequence ATGTTACAGAGTGCGCGTCCGGAGACGGTCGCCTCGGACGTGTGGACGGAGACCGTGGGGGCCGACGTGTGGCGGAACGCCGTGGAGTCGGACGACACGGTCGGTGGAGAGGCGACCGCCGCCGACACCGAGCGGGACACGGGCGGTGATCGCGACACTGGAGCGGTGCGCCGCGAACGGCTCTACGAGGCCGACGGCGTGGTCCTCCTCGCAGTCGCGGTGCCGGTCGGCGCGAGGTGGCGGCCGACGGTCGACACCGCGAGTGCTCGCGGCTACGTCGCGCGTGGGAGCGTCGCGTTCCGGTGGCCCGCGCGCCAGACGGACGAGACGGCGGCGACGGTGACCACCGACACGGACGAGTTCTTCGCGGTCCCGGCGGGGCGACCGCCCAGTGTCGTCGCCCGTGGCGGACCGGCGACGCTGCTGGTGGCGTTCGACACTAGTGTCGCGCCCGACGCCGGCGACGCCGCTACCCGGAGTGGGTCGACTCGCCCGACACCGGCCGCGGAGCGGGCGGCGGCGACGGCGGTCGCGGGCCGCGAGGCGTGGGGGACCGCCGGCGAGTTGGCGAACGTCACTCGTCACCGCCCGTTCCCGGACGCACCCGCGGACGCGGTCCAGACCGTCCGCGGGAGTTCGACGGGGTCGCTCGTCTCGGAGTGGCACCACCACGGCGACAACCACGTCTTCGGGTTCGTGCTCGACGGCGACGGCTTCGTCGAGTGGGGGACCGGCGAGGGCGAGCGCGTGTTCGTCGAGTCGGGGGAGTGTTTCCACGTTCCCGCGGGGTTCGTCCACCGCGACCGCAGTGACAGCCCGGACGACCAGGCGTTCGTCCTCTGGCTCACCGGCTCCGACCCCCGGACCGTCCACGTCGACGAGCCGACGATCGGCGACGGGACCGGTCTCGCGGAGCGGTGA
- a CDS encoding M28 family metallopeptidase has translation MADYDLYDCAEPSLSGVERSLYDAVSREEPWALVERFAALERVSGSADEARAAGYVCDRLDALGIDYDRHEPSLYLSIPETATLRVADESEPADETEVSDSGDALAPGESFDAVKTVAFGGGEAAGEVVPVDGGFDAGSGVDDLLGAELDDLSNVAGNVALLSGVLPIEAVEELAAAGAAGVIVQHAHEREPHEGIATPVWGGAPTPRSDVAQPEIPILTVARPVGERLRAAAADGDGPTVDVRAETTTEWRSCPLVEARIEGEAAATDDFVLLHGHYDSWHVGVADNATGDAALLELARVFADHADDLRRNLRVCWWPGHSTGRYAGSTWYADQRARTLRERCVAHVNVDSPGSVDATEFEDMVVWMPEADGLCRGAIRDTCGKTATENRPPRAGDYSFDNLGVTGAFMLSSNIPREVRAERGYHAVGGCGGHSDAWHLTTDTLDKADPDVLVRDVRVYATAVARLLRTQPLPLDHRDTLARHGETLAEYADATDFDLAPVRSALAATTEAVEAFYDAVDAGEVDAATTDETIRALSRPLVRVNFTTEGQFEHDPAYDRPPYPGLAPATELDERAADERRHHRVALRRQRTRAVALLEQAREIAERATP, from the coding sequence ATGGCAGACTACGACCTGTACGACTGCGCGGAGCCGTCGCTGTCCGGCGTCGAGCGGTCGCTGTACGACGCCGTCTCCCGCGAGGAGCCGTGGGCGCTCGTCGAGCGGTTCGCGGCGTTGGAACGCGTCTCCGGCTCGGCCGACGAGGCGCGCGCGGCCGGGTACGTCTGTGACCGACTGGACGCACTCGGGATCGACTACGACCGTCACGAGCCGTCGTTGTACCTCTCGATCCCGGAGACGGCGACCCTCCGTGTCGCCGACGAGAGTGAACCGGCGGACGAGACGGAGGTGTCGGACTCCGGCGACGCACTCGCTCCTGGCGAGTCGTTCGACGCGGTGAAGACGGTCGCGTTCGGCGGCGGGGAGGCGGCCGGCGAGGTCGTTCCGGTCGACGGCGGGTTCGACGCCGGGTCGGGTGTCGACGACCTGCTCGGAGCGGAGTTGGACGACCTCTCGAACGTCGCCGGCAACGTCGCGCTGTTGTCCGGGGTTTTGCCGATCGAGGCCGTCGAAGAGCTCGCCGCCGCCGGTGCCGCTGGCGTGATCGTCCAACACGCCCACGAGCGGGAGCCACACGAGGGGATCGCCACCCCAGTGTGGGGCGGGGCACCCACGCCACGATCCGACGTTGCCCAGCCGGAGATTCCGATCCTCACCGTCGCGCGCCCCGTCGGCGAGCGTCTGCGCGCGGCGGCAGCGGACGGCGACGGGCCGACAGTCGACGTGCGAGCGGAGACGACGACGGAGTGGCGCTCGTGTCCGCTCGTGGAGGCACGGATCGAGGGGGAGGCGGCGGCGACGGACGACTTCGTGCTGTTGCACGGCCACTACGACTCCTGGCACGTGGGCGTGGCGGACAACGCCACCGGCGACGCGGCACTGCTGGAACTGGCCCGCGTGTTCGCCGACCACGCCGACGACCTCCGGCGGAACCTCCGCGTCTGCTGGTGGCCCGGCCACTCCACCGGCCGGTACGCCGGCAGCACCTGGTACGCCGACCAGCGGGCGCGGACGCTCCGCGAGCGGTGTGTCGCCCACGTCAACGTCGACTCGCCGGGGAGCGTCGACGCGACGGAGTTCGAAGACATGGTCGTCTGGATGCCGGAGGCGGACGGGCTGTGTCGCGGCGCGATCCGCGACACCTGCGGGAAGACGGCGACGGAGAACCGGCCGCCACGAGCCGGCGACTACTCGTTCGACAACCTCGGTGTCACCGGCGCGTTCATGCTGTCCTCGAACATCCCGCGCGAGGTACGGGCAGAACGGGGCTACCACGCGGTCGGGGGCTGTGGCGGCCACAGCGACGCCTGGCACCTCACGACGGACACGCTCGACAAGGCAGACCCCGACGTGTTGGTCCGCGACGTACGGGTGTACGCGACCGCCGTCGCCAGACTGCTCCGCACGCAACCGCTCCCGTTGGACCACCGAGACACGCTGGCCCGCCACGGGGAGACGCTGGCCGAGTACGCCGACGCGACCGACTTCGACCTGGCGCCCGTCCGCTCGGCGCTGGCGGCGACGACCGAGGCCGTCGAGGCGTTCTACGACGCCGTCGACGCGGGCGAGGTGGACGCGGCGACGACCGACGAGACGATCCGTGCGCTCTCGCGTCCGCTCGTCCGCGTGAACTTCACGACGGAGGGACAGTTCGAACACGACCCCGCGTACGACCGGCCGCCGTACCCCGGACTCGCGCCGGCGACGGAGTTGGACGAGCGGGCCGCAGACGAGCGACGACACCACCGCGTCGCACTCCGCCGTCAGCGGACCCGTGCCGTCGCGCTACTCGAGCAGGCACGCGAGATCGCCGAGCGAGCGACGCCGTAG
- a CDS encoding AAA family ATPase — translation MAADAIEMTVRDAEKRDASRGIARVPPATMSQLGVLSGETAIVEGKRETVVKVWPGGTAVEDGEVRIDGETRANAGVRIGETVTVRPQSVADAEAVALEAPASLASGDFDRESLRRAAGRDLEGRPVTAGEQVRLQKLGGNVFVVDDTVPAGAVRVTENTEVRIRYPEPETDTSGSGEATDRDAGAADTGGTGDDRPASGDTADHRHVTYEDIGGLDEELDLVRETIELPLSEPEVFARLGIDPPKGVLLHGPPGTGKTLIARAVANEVDASFISVSGPEITSKYKGESEERLRELFAEADENSPSIIFFDEIDSIAGQRDDGGDMENRMVGQLLSLMDGLDASEDVIVIGATNRADALDPALRRGGRFDREIEIGVPGETGRREIFEVHTRRMPVGDDVDLDKLAARTHGFVGADVDSLTTEAALTALRRARRDDSDVDLGDVTVTRADFDRAMADVEPSAMREYVAEQPTTTYDDVGGLEDAKSALERAVTWPLEYGPLFEAAGADPPTGVLLHGPPGTGKTLLARAIAGESEVNFIQVAGPELLDRYVGESEKAVREVFERARQAAPSIVFFDEIDAIAGDRDLAGDSSGVGERVVSQLLTEFDRAADDPNLAVVAATNRKESLDDALLRPGRLESHVEVPRPDEAAREKILAVHTAETPLAEEIDLAAVAGETEGYSGADLTAVARDATMRAVERVAGAYADDANDHADDITVTREDFDAALETIDASE, via the coding sequence ATGGCTGCCGACGCGATCGAGATGACCGTCCGCGACGCCGAGAAGCGGGACGCATCGCGTGGCATCGCGCGCGTCCCGCCGGCGACGATGTCACAACTCGGTGTGCTCTCCGGCGAGACGGCGATCGTCGAGGGGAAACGCGAGACCGTCGTGAAGGTGTGGCCGGGTGGAACCGCCGTCGAGGACGGCGAGGTCAGGATCGACGGGGAGACACGCGCCAACGCCGGCGTCCGGATCGGCGAGACGGTGACGGTCAGACCACAGTCCGTCGCCGACGCCGAGGCGGTCGCCCTGGAGGCACCGGCGTCACTCGCCAGCGGCGACTTCGACAGAGAGTCGCTGCGCCGCGCCGCCGGGCGCGACTTGGAGGGGCGACCCGTGACGGCGGGCGAACAGGTCCGGCTCCAGAAACTCGGCGGCAACGTCTTCGTCGTCGACGACACGGTCCCCGCCGGCGCGGTCCGCGTCACCGAGAACACGGAAGTACGGATCAGGTACCCGGAGCCGGAGACCGACACGAGCGGTAGCGGCGAGGCGACCGACCGCGACGCCGGCGCGGCCGACACCGGTGGCACCGGCGACGACCGCCCCGCGAGCGGCGACACGGCCGACCACAGACACGTCACCTACGAGGACATCGGCGGGTTGGACGAGGAACTCGACCTCGTTCGGGAGACCATCGAACTCCCACTGTCGGAGCCCGAGGTGTTCGCTCGCCTCGGGATCGACCCGCCGAAGGGGGTCCTGTTGCACGGCCCGCCCGGAACCGGGAAGACGCTGATCGCACGCGCCGTCGCCAACGAGGTGGACGCGTCGTTCATCTCCGTCTCTGGCCCGGAGATCACCTCGAAGTACAAAGGCGAGAGTGAGGAGCGACTCCGGGAACTGTTCGCGGAGGCCGACGAGAACTCGCCGAGTATCATCTTCTTCGACGAGATCGACTCCATCGCCGGCCAGCGCGACGACGGCGGCGACATGGAGAACCGGATGGTCGGCCAACTGCTGTCGCTGATGGACGGGTTGGACGCCAGCGAGGACGTGATCGTCATCGGCGCGACGAACCGAGCGGACGCACTGGACCCGGCGCTGCGCCGTGGCGGGCGGTTCGACCGCGAGATCGAGATCGGTGTGCCGGGCGAGACGGGTCGCCGCGAGATCTTCGAGGTGCACACGCGGCGGATGCCGGTCGGAGACGACGTGGATCTGGACAAACTCGCGGCGCGGACCCACGGGTTCGTGGGCGCGGACGTGGACTCGCTGACCACGGAGGCGGCGTTGACGGCGCTGCGGCGCGCACGGCGCGACGACAGCGACGTGGATCTGGGTGACGTGACGGTGACGCGGGCGGACTTCGACCGCGCGATGGCGGACGTGGAGCCGTCCGCGATGCGGGAGTACGTCGCCGAACAGCCGACGACGACGTACGACGACGTGGGTGGACTCGAAGACGCGAAGTCGGCGCTCGAACGGGCAGTCACGTGGCCGTTGGAGTACGGGCCGCTGTTCGAGGCGGCGGGCGCGGACCCGCCGACGGGGGTGTTGCTCCACGGCCCACCCGGCACGGGCAAGACGCTGCTCGCGCGTGCCATCGCGGGCGAGTCGGAGGTGAACTTCATCCAGGTCGCCGGGCCGGAGCTGTTGGACCGGTACGTCGGCGAGTCCGAGAAGGCAGTTCGGGAGGTGTTCGAGCGGGCCAGACAGGCTGCGCCGAGTATCGTCTTCTTCGACGAGATCGACGCCATCGCGGGCGACCGCGACCTCGCGGGTGACTCTTCGGGCGTGGGCGAGCGCGTCGTCTCGCAGTTGTTGACGGAGTTCGACCGGGCCGCGGACGACCCGAACCTGGCAGTCGTGGCGGCGACGAACCGGAAGGAGTCGTTGGACGACGCGCTGTTGCGGCCCGGACGGTTGGAGTCACACGTCGAGGTGCCGCGGCCGGACGAGGCGGCTCGCGAGAAGATCCTCGCCGTCCACACCGCCGAGACGCCGCTGGCCGAGGAGATAGACCTCGCGGCGGTCGCCGGGGAGACGGAGGGGTACTCCGGCGCGGACCTCACTGCGGTCGCTCGCGACGCGACCATGCGGGCCGTCGAGCGCGTCGCCGGCGCGTACGCAGACGACGCCAACGACCACGCCGACGACATCACCGTCACCCGCGAGGACTTCGACGCCGCACTGGAGACGATCGACGCGAGCGAGTGA